A genomic region of Nocardioides plantarum contains the following coding sequences:
- a CDS encoding DUF2469 domain-containing protein, with amino-acid sequence MSAEDLEKYETEQELTLYREYRDVVGIFKYVVETDRRFYLCNQVDVKARTEADDVFFEVTMSDAWVWDMYRPARFAKNVKVLTFKDVNVEELVQPDVDPPKP; translated from the coding sequence ATGAGTGCCGAGGATCTCGAGAAGTACGAGACGGAGCAGGAGCTCACCCTCTACCGCGAGTACCGCGACGTCGTCGGGATCTTCAAGTACGTCGTCGAGACCGACCGCCGGTTCTACCTGTGCAACCAGGTCGATGTGAAGGCCCGCACCGAGGCCGACGACGTCTTCTTCGAGGTGACGATGTCCGATGCCTGGGTGTGGGACATGTACCGCCCGGCCCGCTTCGCCAAGAACGTCAAGGTGCTGACCTTCAAGGACGTCAACGTCGAGGAGCTCGTGCAGCCCGACGTCGATCCGCCCAAGCCCTGA
- the rimM gene encoding ribosome maturation factor RimM (Essential for efficient processing of 16S rRNA) produces MTETIEVVVGRIGKPHGIRGELTVDLRSDEPERRYAEGAVLRAEAPRGSAFAHRTLTVVRTRWHQSTLLVTFAEFSDRNEAEGARGVVLHADIAADETPDDPDEFYDHQLVGLAVHDLDGTLLGEVTGLVHGGAQDLLAVRAVDGRPTLVPFVSALVPEVDVAGGRVVVADRPGLVAPLPD; encoded by the coding sequence GTGACCGAGACGATCGAGGTGGTCGTCGGCCGGATCGGCAAGCCGCACGGCATCCGCGGCGAGCTGACCGTCGACCTGCGCAGTGACGAGCCCGAGCGGCGCTACGCCGAGGGGGCCGTGCTGCGCGCCGAGGCGCCCCGCGGGTCCGCCTTCGCCCACCGCACCCTCACCGTGGTCCGCACGCGCTGGCACCAGTCGACGCTGCTGGTGACCTTCGCCGAGTTCTCCGACCGCAACGAGGCCGAGGGTGCCCGAGGCGTCGTCCTGCACGCCGACATCGCCGCCGACGAGACCCCCGACGACCCCGACGAGTTCTACGACCACCAGCTGGTCGGCCTCGCGGTCCACGACCTCGACGGCACCCTGCTCGGCGAGGTGACCGGGTTGGTCCACGGCGGTGCCCAGGACCTGCTCGCGGTCCGCGCCGTCGACGGCCGGCCCACCCTGGTGCCGTTCGTGTCGGCCCTGGTGCCCGAGGTCGACGTGGCCGGTGGTCGCGTGGTCGTGGCCGACCGGCCCGGGCTCGTCGCCCCGCTCCCGGACTGA
- the rplS gene encoding 50S ribosomal protein L19 produces the protein MTNIIAELGNAQKRTDVPAFRAGDTVKVHVKVVEGNRARVQVFQGVVIRIHGSGIGRTFTVRKVSFGVGVERTFPLNSPIFEQIEIVTRGDVRRAKLYYLRNLRGKAAKIKERREF, from the coding sequence ATGACCAACATCATCGCCGAGCTGGGCAACGCCCAGAAGCGCACCGACGTCCCGGCCTTCCGCGCCGGCGACACCGTCAAGGTCCACGTCAAGGTCGTCGAGGGCAACCGCGCCCGCGTCCAGGTCTTCCAGGGCGTCGTCATCCGCATCCACGGGTCCGGCATCGGGCGCACCTTCACGGTCCGCAAGGTCTCGTTCGGTGTCGGCGTCGAGCGCACCTTCCCGCTCAACAGCCCGATCTTCGAGCAGATCGAGATCGTGACCCGTGGCGACGTGCGTCGCGCCAAGCTCTACTACCTGCGCAACCTGCGCGGCAAGGCCGCCAAGATCAAGGAGCGCCGCGAGTTCTGA
- the lepB gene encoding signal peptidase I encodes MTPDDDVPLAPAGQGDESSVADDAESAGGDGHAVRRRLPIWQELLLLVAAAVVLAIVAKALFVQAFYIPSDSMEPGLVKDDRILVQKVSSWFGGSPHRGDVIVFRDPGGWAEDSDDPGPLQGVLSAIGLYPEGGHLVKRVVGVAGDVITCCDEQGRILVNGTPVDEEGFVASRPAGITCDGPMIGCDWSAGPVPDGKLFVMGDNRSNSADSTVHLCLPDDVDCARDPYVDVDLVVGTVFAVAWPLSHLRHVGGSDELRDAPSAGR; translated from the coding sequence GTGACCCCCGACGACGACGTCCCCCTGGCCCCCGCGGGCCAGGGGGACGAGTCGTCGGTGGCCGACGACGCGGAGAGTGCCGGGGGCGACGGGCACGCCGTACGCCGCCGGCTGCCGATCTGGCAGGAGTTGCTGCTCCTGGTGGCCGCGGCCGTCGTGCTGGCGATCGTCGCCAAGGCGCTGTTCGTGCAGGCCTTCTACATCCCGTCGGACTCGATGGAGCCCGGCCTGGTCAAGGACGACCGGATCCTGGTCCAGAAGGTGTCGTCCTGGTTCGGGGGGTCCCCGCACCGCGGCGACGTGATCGTCTTCCGCGATCCCGGCGGCTGGGCCGAGGACTCCGACGACCCCGGCCCCCTGCAGGGGGTGCTGTCCGCGATCGGGCTCTACCCCGAGGGCGGACACCTCGTGAAGCGTGTCGTCGGCGTGGCCGGTGACGTGATCACCTGCTGCGACGAGCAGGGCCGGATCCTGGTCAACGGCACGCCGGTCGACGAGGAGGGCTTCGTCGCCTCCCGCCCGGCCGGCATCACCTGCGACGGGCCGATGATCGGCTGCGACTGGTCCGCGGGACCGGTTCCCGACGGCAAGCTCTTCGTGATGGGCGACAACCGCTCCAACTCGGCCGACTCCACGGTCCACCTGTGCCTGCCCGACGACGTCGACTGCGCCCGCGACCCCTACGTCGACGTCGACCTCGTCGTCGGCACGGTGTTCGCCGTGGCCTGGCCGCTGTCCCACCTGCGCCACGTCGGCGGGTCCGACGAGCTCCGCGACGCTCCTTCCGCCGGCCGATGA
- a CDS encoding ribonuclease HII gives MSTLPRGLSVRRDAGLYGYERALHRHGVALVAGADEAGRGACAGPLVAGAAILAPGRAGIVPGLADSKLLTERARERCYEQVVRRALAWAVVVVPHGECDRLGMHVANIEALRRAVAQLDVRPDFVLTDGFPVDGLGAPGLAVWKGDRVAACVAAASVLAKVTRDRIMVELDREHPAYDFKTHKGYITEAHTAALEAHGPSSVHRMRFVNVRRAAGLVPPLGAAAPSADHLGQPGGGHELVVGTDRPAH, from the coding sequence ATGAGCACCCTGCCGCGCGGCCTGAGCGTGCGCCGCGACGCCGGCCTCTACGGCTACGAGCGGGCCCTGCACCGCCACGGTGTCGCCCTGGTGGCCGGCGCCGACGAGGCCGGCCGGGGTGCGTGCGCCGGACCGCTGGTGGCCGGGGCCGCGATCCTGGCGCCGGGGCGGGCCGGCATCGTGCCGGGGCTGGCCGACTCCAAGCTGCTCACCGAGCGGGCCCGCGAGCGTTGCTACGAGCAGGTCGTACGACGAGCCCTCGCCTGGGCCGTCGTGGTCGTGCCCCACGGCGAGTGCGACCGGCTGGGCATGCACGTGGCCAACATCGAGGCGCTGCGCCGGGCCGTGGCCCAGCTCGACGTCCGGCCCGACTTCGTGCTGACCGACGGGTTCCCGGTCGACGGGCTCGGCGCCCCCGGCCTCGCGGTGTGGAAGGGCGACCGGGTCGCGGCCTGCGTCGCCGCGGCGTCGGTGCTCGCCAAGGTCACCCGCGACCGGATCATGGTCGAGCTCGACCGCGAGCACCCGGCGTACGACTTCAAGACGCACAAGGGCTACATCACCGAGGCCCACACCGCGGCCCTCGAGGCCCACGGCCCGTCGTCGGTGCACCGCATGCGGTTCGTCAACGTACGCCGCGCCGCCGGCCTGGTGCCGCCGCTGGGAGCAGCGGCGCCGTCAGCAGACCACCTCGGGCAGCCCGGCGGCGGTCACGAGCTCGTCGTCGGCACTGACCGCCCTGCCCATTGA
- a CDS encoding YifB family Mg chelatase-like AAA ATPase, with the protein MPFATARTVSLHGALGHLVDVQADVSPGGSNFVIVGRPDQSLREAGDRCRMAIVNSEFTWPATTRRVTVLLSPADLVKRGPHFDLAVAVAILAADGVVPLNALVDTAFIGELTLDGGLRCVPGVLPMVLAAADRGVRHVFVPEPEAREAAMVPGMTVFGVRSLSQVVAELQGEPVPEAPPVAPMSGSRLLSWRGEERLEEVDLADLHGMADAKYAAEVAAAGGHALLLSGPKGAGKTSLAERIPSLLPDLGAEESLELTAVHSLAGVLEPGDGLITRPPFSAPHHDASKASLIGGGNGQVRPGEISRAHAGVLFLDEFPLFRTDIIEALRQPLESGDVTVARAEESVTLPARGMLVLACNPCPCGDWSADNGQNRCRCKATQLRDYRNKLTGPLADRVDITRLVGPLRKDQRDPFTAPETSAEVRVRVAAARARQQARYADCSWRLNAHVPSPLLRDRWPLSDAGQRMLDRDLYDGRLSSRGAVRVQRLAWTLADLASVVSGRDVVPGVAQVAVALQLRKGEPLAVATTARRAAG; encoded by the coding sequence ATGCCGTTCGCGACCGCCCGCACCGTCTCCCTGCACGGTGCCCTGGGCCACCTCGTCGACGTCCAGGCCGACGTGTCGCCCGGCGGGTCCAACTTCGTGATCGTGGGTCGGCCCGACCAGTCCCTGCGGGAGGCCGGCGACCGCTGCCGGATGGCGATCGTCAACAGCGAGTTCACCTGGCCGGCCACCACCCGCCGGGTCACCGTCCTGCTGTCGCCGGCCGACCTGGTCAAGCGTGGACCCCACTTCGACCTGGCGGTCGCGGTGGCGATCCTCGCCGCCGACGGGGTCGTGCCCCTCAACGCCCTGGTCGACACGGCGTTCATCGGCGAGCTCACCCTCGACGGCGGCCTGCGATGCGTGCCCGGGGTCCTGCCGATGGTCCTGGCCGCCGCCGACCGCGGGGTGCGCCACGTCTTCGTGCCCGAGCCCGAGGCGCGCGAGGCGGCGATGGTGCCCGGCATGACCGTCTTCGGCGTGCGGTCCCTGTCCCAGGTGGTCGCCGAGCTGCAGGGTGAACCGGTGCCCGAGGCGCCACCCGTGGCGCCGATGAGCGGCTCCCGGCTGCTGTCGTGGCGCGGTGAGGAGCGCCTGGAGGAGGTCGACCTGGCCGACCTGCACGGCATGGCCGACGCCAAGTACGCCGCCGAGGTGGCCGCGGCCGGCGGCCACGCCCTGCTCCTGTCCGGCCCCAAGGGCGCCGGCAAGACGAGCCTGGCCGAGCGCATCCCGAGCCTGCTGCCCGACCTCGGGGCCGAGGAGTCGCTCGAGCTGACCGCCGTCCACTCCCTCGCCGGCGTGCTGGAGCCGGGCGACGGGCTGATCACCCGACCGCCGTTCTCCGCACCCCACCACGACGCCAGCAAGGCGAGCCTCATCGGCGGCGGCAACGGACAGGTGCGGCCCGGCGAGATCAGCCGAGCCCACGCGGGCGTGCTCTTCCTCGACGAGTTCCCGCTCTTCCGCACCGACATCATCGAGGCCCTGCGTCAGCCGCTCGAGAGCGGCGACGTCACCGTCGCGCGGGCCGAGGAGTCGGTGACCCTCCCGGCCCGGGGGATGCTGGTCCTGGCCTGCAACCCGTGCCCGTGCGGCGACTGGTCGGCCGACAACGGCCAGAACCGGTGTCGCTGCAAGGCCACCCAGCTGCGCGACTACCGCAACAAGCTCACCGGCCCGCTGGCCGACCGGGTCGACATCACACGCCTCGTCGGACCGCTGCGCAAGGACCAGCGAGATCCGTTCACGGCACCGGAGACCTCCGCCGAGGTGCGGGTCCGGGTCGCGGCCGCCCGGGCCCGGCAGCAGGCGCGCTACGCCGACTGCAGCTGGCGGCTCAACGCCCACGTGCCGAGCCCGTTGCTGCGCGACCGGTGGCCGCTGAGCGACGCCGGTCAGCGGATGCTCGACCGCGACCTCTACGACGGCCGGCTGAGCAGCCGCGGCGCCGTACGGGTGCAGCGCCTGGCCTGGACCCTGGCCGACCTCGCCTCGGTGGTCTCGGGCCGTGACGTCGTCCCGGGGGTCGCCCAGGTCGCGGTCGCGCTCCAGCTCCGCAAGGGCGAGCCCCTCGCCGTCGCCACGACCGCCCGCCGGGCCGCAGGATGA
- a CDS encoding YraN family protein — protein MTQMSTPVSTPVSTPVSTTGTTVPGTTAQARQALGAYGEDVAARHLVEAGLVVLDRNWRCDEGEIDLVLREGAVLVVCEVKTRTSVLSGTPHEAVTPAKLERLHRLGQRWARARGLSPDETRVDLVAVLRPPRGAALVEHVRGLC, from the coding sequence ATGACACAGATGAGCACGCCGGTCAGTACGCCGGTCAGTACGCCGGTCAGCACGACGGGCACCACCGTCCCGGGCACGACGGCGCAGGCCAGGCAGGCTCTCGGGGCCTACGGCGAGGACGTGGCCGCGCGGCACCTGGTCGAGGCCGGTCTGGTGGTCCTGGACCGCAACTGGCGCTGCGACGAGGGTGAGATCGACCTGGTGCTGCGCGAGGGTGCGGTGCTGGTGGTGTGCGAGGTCAAGACCCGCACCAGCGTGCTCAGCGGCACGCCCCACGAGGCCGTCACCCCGGCCAAGCTCGAGCGGCTGCACCGGCTCGGCCAGCGCTGGGCGCGGGCCCGCGGCCTGAGCCCCGACGAGACCCGCGTCGACCTGGTGGCGGTGCTGCGCCCGCCGCGCGGTGCGGCGCTGGTCGAGCACGTGCGGGGACTGTGCTGA
- a CDS encoding RNA-binding protein, whose product MLADALEHLVRGVVDNPDEVSVRDKQLRKGSILEVRVHPDDLGKVIGRGGRTASAFRTVISALAGREGARIDFVDVDRAPGRR is encoded by the coding sequence ATGCTCGCCGACGCGCTCGAGCACCTCGTCCGGGGTGTCGTCGACAACCCCGACGAGGTGTCGGTGCGCGACAAGCAGCTGCGCAAGGGGTCGATCCTCGAGGTGCGCGTGCACCCCGACGACCTCGGCAAGGTCATCGGTCGCGGTGGGCGGACCGCCTCGGCGTTCCGCACCGTGATCTCGGCCCTCGCCGGCCGTGAGGGCGCGCGCATCGACTTCGTCGACGTCGACCGGGCACCCGGCCGCCGCTAG
- the trmD gene encoding tRNA (guanosine(37)-N1)-methyltransferase TrmD yields MRLDYVTIFPDFFAPLSLSLAGKAVDSGLLSVAVHDLRTWTTDRHRTVDDTPYGGGAGMVMKPEAWGAALDAVLPAPPARATLVVPTPSGRPFTQALARDLAGREHLVFACGRYEGIDQRVLDHAATRAEVDEVVEVSLGDYVLNGGEVAALAITEAVVRLLPGFMGNASSLVEESHEDGLLEYPVYTKPSSWRGHEVPPVLLSGDHGRIAAWRREQALERTARRRPDLLPPTATGTDWTIVPATRADAGELLTLQRACWLQEAIVNDDVAGIPALHESLDDVLAWLDEWTTYVVRVPSDGGRLVGAVRGRLVGDAWDIGRVMVAPDLQGRGLGRLLLEHVQRVAPPEATSYVLFTGAQSHANIRMYRKAGFRLRPDIAAPPLAVVLTKTRSRDQRIGSRS; encoded by the coding sequence GTGCGCCTCGACTACGTCACGATCTTCCCCGACTTCTTCGCCCCGCTGTCGCTCTCGCTGGCCGGCAAGGCCGTCGACTCGGGCCTGCTGAGCGTCGCGGTCCACGACCTGCGCACCTGGACGACCGACCGGCACCGCACCGTCGACGACACGCCGTACGGCGGGGGCGCGGGCATGGTGATGAAGCCCGAGGCGTGGGGCGCGGCCCTCGACGCCGTGCTCCCGGCGCCGCCGGCGCGCGCGACCCTCGTCGTGCCGACCCCGTCGGGCCGCCCGTTCACCCAGGCCCTGGCCCGCGACCTGGCCGGCCGCGAGCACCTGGTGTTCGCCTGCGGTCGCTACGAGGGCATCGACCAGCGCGTGCTCGACCACGCCGCGACCCGCGCCGAGGTCGACGAGGTCGTCGAGGTCAGCCTCGGCGACTACGTGCTCAACGGGGGAGAGGTCGCCGCGCTCGCGATCACCGAGGCGGTCGTGCGGCTGCTTCCCGGCTTCATGGGCAACGCGAGCTCCCTGGTGGAGGAGTCCCACGAGGACGGGCTGCTCGAGTACCCCGTCTACACCAAGCCGTCCTCCTGGCGCGGGCACGAGGTGCCGCCGGTGCTGCTGTCCGGAGACCACGGCCGGATCGCCGCCTGGCGTCGCGAGCAGGCCCTCGAGCGCACCGCCCGGCGCCGTCCCGACCTGCTGCCCCCGACCGCCACGGGCACCGACTGGACCATCGTGCCGGCGACCCGGGCCGACGCCGGTGAGCTGCTCACGCTCCAGCGCGCCTGCTGGCTGCAGGAGGCGATCGTCAACGACGACGTCGCCGGCATCCCCGCCCTGCACGAGTCGCTCGACGACGTCCTGGCCTGGCTCGACGAGTGGACGACGTACGTCGTGCGCGTGCCGAGCGACGGGGGCCGGCTCGTCGGCGCCGTACGAGGTCGGCTCGTCGGCGACGCCTGGGACATCGGCCGGGTCATGGTCGCTCCCGACCTGCAGGGTCGCGGGCTCGGGCGCCTGCTGCTGGAGCACGTCCAGCGGGTCGCACCCCCCGAGGCGACGTCGTACGTGCTCTTCACGGGGGCGCAGAGCCACGCCAACATCCGGATGTACCGCAAGGCCGGGTTCCGGCTGCGTCCCGACATCGCCGCGCCGCCGCTGGCGGTGGTGCTGACCAAGACCCGGTCGCGCGACCAGCGGATTGGCTCACGCTCCTAG
- a CDS encoding VanW family protein — MTVLAHPAAHPAARPSYVGPSPQRFSQRHPWLFPWAVRAHQVRRHVQWLRPGTTWARDTEAADLPVRVKEHGSLLMRELSEDEMLLQRNKVVNLRLASARTDRVVVRPGETFSFNRVVGSCTARKGYVEGMRLSNGDAISGVGGGICQLANLIHWMVLHSPLTVVERSEHSFDPFPDKGRVLPWGVGCSIVYNYVDLVFRNDTDTTFQLRTWVGERHLRGELRADRATPTSYRVEARHEEFVAEGVDADGAEQVYRHNEIWRTVIDKRTGNTVGEELVKRNRALVRYLPEAALVRR, encoded by the coding sequence ATGACCGTCCTCGCCCACCCCGCTGCCCACCCCGCCGCCCGCCCGTCGTACGTCGGCCCGAGCCCGCAGCGCTTCTCCCAGCGGCACCCGTGGCTGTTCCCGTGGGCGGTCCGCGCCCACCAGGTGCGCCGCCACGTGCAGTGGCTACGCCCCGGTACGACGTGGGCGCGCGACACCGAGGCAGCCGACCTGCCGGTGCGGGTCAAGGAGCACGGCTCGCTGCTGATGCGCGAGCTCTCGGAGGACGAGATGCTGCTCCAGCGCAACAAGGTCGTCAACCTGCGCCTCGCCTCGGCCCGGACCGACCGGGTGGTCGTCCGGCCCGGCGAGACCTTCAGCTTCAACAGGGTCGTGGGCAGCTGCACCGCCCGCAAGGGCTACGTGGAGGGGATGCGGCTCTCCAACGGAGACGCGATCTCCGGTGTCGGCGGCGGGATCTGCCAGCTCGCCAACCTGATCCACTGGATGGTGCTCCACTCCCCGCTGACCGTCGTGGAGCGCAGCGAGCACTCCTTCGACCCGTTCCCCGACAAGGGCCGGGTGCTGCCGTGGGGCGTCGGGTGCTCGATCGTCTACAACTACGTCGACCTGGTCTTCCGCAACGACACCGACACCACCTTCCAGCTCCGCACCTGGGTCGGTGAGCGGCACCTGCGCGGCGAGCTGCGCGCCGACCGGGCCACGCCCACGTCGTACCGCGTCGAGGCGCGGCACGAGGAGTTCGTCGCCGAGGGCGTCGACGCCGACGGGGCCGAGCAGGTCTACCGCCACAACGAGATCTGGCGCACCGTCATCGACAAGCGCACGGGCAACACCGTGGGCGAGGAGCTCGTCAAGCGCAACCGGGCGTTGGTCAGGTACCTCCCCGAGGCGGCCCTCGTCCGGCGATGA
- the rpsP gene encoding 30S ribosomal protein S16 has translation MAVKIRLKRLGKVRVPQYRIVVVDSRKKRDGKVLEEIGIYHPKEDPSYIKVVSDRAQYWLGVGAQPSEAVAKILRITGDWQTFRGISGTEGTLQVKPAKTAKQDIFNEALKEAGGDSSAEAVTKKSAAKKAEKKTEPKADKKADEAPAEETPAADAPAAEAPAADAAETKTDAEPSA, from the coding sequence GTGGCCGTCAAGATCCGTTTGAAGCGCCTGGGCAAGGTCCGGGTTCCGCAGTACCGCATCGTCGTGGTCGACTCGCGCAAGAAGCGCGACGGCAAGGTCCTCGAGGAGATCGGGATCTACCACCCCAAGGAGGACCCCTCCTACATCAAGGTGGTCTCCGACCGGGCGCAGTACTGGCTCGGCGTCGGCGCGCAGCCGTCCGAGGCCGTCGCCAAGATCCTCCGGATCACCGGTGACTGGCAGACCTTCCGGGGCATCTCGGGCACCGAGGGCACCCTCCAGGTCAAGCCGGCCAAGACCGCGAAGCAGGACATCTTCAACGAGGCCCTCAAGGAGGCCGGCGGCGACTCGTCGGCCGAGGCCGTGACGAAGAAGTCCGCCGCCAAGAAGGCCGAGAAGAAGACCGAGCCCAAGGCCGACAAGAAGGCCGACGAGGCTCCCGCCGAGGAGACCCCCGCCGCCGACGCGCCTGCTGCCGAGGCGCCCGCCGCCGACGCCGCTGAGACCAAGACCGACGCCGAGCCGAGCGCCTGA
- a CDS encoding amidohydrolase family protein, whose product MTAQRFRGVVLPDDEPRDLYVVDGRITYEPQAGADTTAEGWLLPGLVDAHNHLGLEDGGGVDDAEVERQAVADRDTGVLLLRDCGSPVDTRWVQQRDDLPRLVRAGRHVARTRRYIRGYAHEVEPDDLATTVAAEARGSDGWVKLVGDWISRDDGDLTPSFPADAFAAAIDAAHAEGAKVTAHCFGTEVLDGLLAAGIDCIEHGTGLRERHLDAMAAGGVALVPTVLQTDKFPEFAASGRDKFPAYAATMDELHARRRATLLAAHEAGVALYVGSDGGGTGRHGYLAEEMLALADLGIPADEVVAAASWRGRGWLGFEPLLAEGAAADFVVLDADPRVDLGTLTRPACVVLRGAVVASRA is encoded by the coding sequence ATGACCGCCCAGCGCTTCCGGGGTGTCGTGCTGCCCGACGACGAGCCCCGCGACCTCTACGTGGTCGACGGCCGGATCACCTACGAGCCGCAGGCCGGTGCCGACACGACCGCCGAGGGCTGGCTGCTGCCGGGACTCGTCGACGCCCACAACCACCTCGGGCTCGAGGACGGCGGCGGGGTCGACGACGCGGAGGTCGAGCGGCAGGCGGTGGCCGACCGCGACACCGGCGTGCTGCTGCTGCGCGACTGCGGGTCGCCCGTCGACACCCGTTGGGTCCAGCAACGCGACGACCTGCCGCGCCTGGTCCGCGCCGGTCGCCACGTCGCGCGCACCCGCCGCTACATCCGCGGCTACGCCCACGAGGTCGAGCCGGACGACCTGGCCACGACCGTCGCCGCCGAGGCGCGCGGCTCCGACGGCTGGGTCAAGCTCGTGGGCGACTGGATCTCCCGCGACGACGGCGACCTGACGCCGTCGTTCCCCGCCGACGCGTTCGCCGCCGCGATCGACGCCGCGCACGCCGAGGGCGCCAAGGTCACCGCCCACTGCTTCGGCACCGAGGTCCTCGACGGGCTGCTCGCCGCTGGCATCGACTGCATCGAGCACGGCACCGGTCTGCGCGAGCGTCACCTCGACGCGATGGCGGCCGGGGGAGTGGCCCTGGTGCCCACCGTGCTCCAGACCGACAAGTTCCCGGAGTTCGCGGCCTCCGGTCGCGACAAGTTCCCGGCGTACGCCGCCACGATGGACGAGCTGCACGCCCGGCGTCGAGCGACCCTCCTGGCCGCCCACGAGGCCGGCGTCGCGCTCTACGTCGGCAGCGACGGCGGCGGCACCGGGCGCCACGGCTACCTGGCCGAGGAGATGCTCGCGCTGGCCGACCTCGGCATCCCGGCCGACGAGGTCGTGGCCGCCGCGTCGTGGCGCGGTCGGGGCTGGCTCGGCTTCGAGCCGCTGCTCGCGGAGGGCGCGGCGGCCGACTTCGTCGTCCTCGACGCGGACCCGCGCGTCGACCTCGGCACGCTGACGCGCCCGGCGTGCGTGGTGCTGCGGGGTGCCGTGGTCGCCTCGCGCGCCTGA
- a CDS encoding NYN domain-containing protein — MSPRPASTVLVVDGANVVGSRPDGWWKDRAGAALRLHEQLMVGDVPHEVVVLVLEGAAKGGVRAGRDAHVRTVHARASGDDTIVAETKAAAEAGSRVSVVTADRILMGRVERYGATVMSPTWLLGEIA; from the coding sequence GTGAGCCCGCGTCCGGCGTCGACCGTGCTGGTCGTCGACGGCGCCAACGTCGTCGGCAGCCGCCCCGACGGCTGGTGGAAGGACCGCGCCGGGGCGGCCCTGCGCTTGCACGAGCAACTGATGGTCGGCGACGTGCCCCACGAGGTGGTGGTGCTGGTGCTCGAGGGTGCGGCCAAGGGCGGGGTGCGCGCCGGCCGCGACGCCCACGTCCGCACCGTCCACGCCCGGGCGAGCGGCGACGACACGATCGTGGCGGAGACCAAGGCCGCCGCCGAGGCCGGTTCGCGGGTCAGCGTGGTGACCGCAGACCGGATCCTGATGGGCCGCGTCGAGCGCTACGGCGCCACGGTGATGAGCCCGACCTGGCTGCTCGGCGAGATCGCCTGA
- a CDS encoding YqjF family protein, with amino-acid sequence MTPTDLLDPQGPPLSRGSVHQWWRDLTFVHWRVEPERVAPLLPRGVRPDVHDGSSWVGLIPFTLAGAGLGAAGAAVPYLGTFLETNVRLYSVDDQGRRGVVFLSLETQRVAMVAAANLSLAVPYRWARMTREPARLPHDPTGAVVTYRTRRLTGDHPRSTVSVEVGTPVVEPDALQLFLSSRFGAHTAAWGRTLWVPNTHGPWPLREARLLGLDDELVAAAGLPGVVDSRPESVLFSSGVHTVFGLPEVVC; translated from the coding sequence ATGACCCCCACTGACTTGCTGGACCCGCAGGGACCGCCGCTGAGCCGGGGGTCGGTGCACCAGTGGTGGCGCGACCTGACCTTCGTGCACTGGCGGGTCGAGCCCGAGCGGGTGGCGCCGCTGCTGCCGCGCGGGGTGCGGCCCGACGTCCACGACGGGTCGAGCTGGGTCGGGCTGATCCCGTTCACGCTGGCCGGCGCCGGGCTCGGGGCGGCGGGCGCCGCCGTGCCCTACCTCGGCACCTTCCTGGAGACCAACGTGCGTCTCTACTCAGTCGACGACCAGGGCCGTCGGGGCGTGGTGTTCCTGTCGCTGGAGACGCAGCGGGTGGCCATGGTGGCCGCCGCCAACCTGTCGCTCGCGGTCCCCTACCGCTGGGCCCGGATGACCCGCGAGCCCGCGCGGCTCCCGCACGACCCGACCGGCGCGGTCGTCACCTATCGGACCCGACGGCTCACCGGCGACCACCCGCGCAGCACCGTGTCGGTCGAGGTGGGTACGCCGGTCGTCGAGCCCGACGCCCTGCAGCTCTTCCTGAGCTCGCGCTTCGGCGCCCACACGGCCGCCTGGGGCCGCACCCTCTGGGTACCCAACACGCATGGCCCGTGGCCGCTGCGCGAGGCGCGCCTCCTCGGGCTCGACGACGAGCTCGTGGCCGCCGCCGGGCTGCCCGGGGTGGTGGACTCACGCCCCGAGTCGGTGCTGTTCTCCAGCGGGGTCCACACCGTCTTCGGGCTCCCCGAGGTGGTCTGCTGA